Part of the Stigmatopora argus isolate UIUO_Sarg chromosome 3, RoL_Sarg_1.0, whole genome shotgun sequence genome, GcaattgcacattccaaaagcattgCTCGGTTACTAGtttgattttctttaaaattacaCACCCCACAGAGTAACATAATATaacttttaaaaatctgtttgtttgttaatgGGCAAACCACAAGTCAGAATTTAGTACAAGCTTCAAGTAAGTCTCAAGTCTCCCACATAAGCccaaacatcacattttggatcaCGTAGGCCGCAATTGTAACCTTAAAAATATCCTAGTAGCTTTAGGTGAAATGGAACTTTGATTGTGTTACACGTCGAAGCCCCTTGAATTGAATCATACCCGACCAACTTTGTAATACTAGAAAACATCGTATCGTTTTACGGAGAATCCAGAGTAAATACtcacagaaatacaaaaaaaaaaagcgcagAACTATGACAACAAGTACCATTTAAAGCAGATACCATTCGCAAAGCTTTTAAAAAGTAACAAACGATCGTCTCTCAGTGATCGTAATTGTGAAACTAACCATTTAGCCGTGTGTCTGTTAcactaatgaccaaaaaaatgcacactgtTCAAAATTTAGAATTTCATGAAACCACCTGGGTATTTTTAGGTTACCTGAAAGCTCTTGCAAATCTTGAACGAGTGGCTGTGTCTTATCCTTTCAGACTCGGGAAGACTCCGAAGAGTCATCTGATTAGACAGCTGAGATTGTGATTCTGGGAGGGGCTACATGCGCGAGAAGAGAAAAAACATCATGATCAACAATGCAGGGCATTCCAAGTGAATTGCGGTCTGTTCATTTACCAGGCTCTTATCAATGATGCAGAACATAAAGGCATCGTGCAAAAGAATGTGAGCTGAATTCCTGGGGTTGAAGGTCACGTGGGTGATGGGCGTGTCCCGGTGCAGCCACACAGGGTGCAGACCTTTTTTCTGCAGCTTGCGACTCCACTCCGTGTACTCCTTTTGCACCAGAGAGAACTCAAATATCTGCAGAGCAAAAACCCATGCGCGTCAGGAAAGTATGTGGATGAGGCGAGGCAAAGATTGAACAATTATGAGGCAGAGAAGAACAACAAAGTGTTCAACCTGCTGGTCGGCGTGGACTGTGACGAGGTTTCTGGTGGTTGGGTGGATGGCCACGGCGGTAGGACAGGAGCTGTACACTGGCACTGAGCAGTGAAGCTACGGGCAGGTGCAAGCGAGAAAGAGATTAAATGCCGATAGGACACGTACCgtgcagaaaaacaaaaatccatcTCCTATCACCTTGAGTTTTGGAAGGTTAAAGACGTGAACCTCGCAGCCTGTGTTGGCTGCTACAAGCCAGTTGCCGTCGTCACTCGCGTGCAATAGGTGGACTGGCTGTCTGCACCCTgatgcacaaaaacacaaatgttcCTGAGGACTGTGGGATCATTTAGAACAATGTTTTGGCACAATGGTGtgccaagaagtcatacattgcAATATTCCAAGAGAAAAATTTGAATACAGTCGCACCTCTACTTactaaattaattggttccagaacttttttttgtaacttgaaaatttcgtatgtataggtgtactttatatgtaaattctaatCCGTTCCACAGTCcacacacaactaccaaccaaTCCCTTCAAAATTggctttttgcaccggtgaatcgtaatataataaactaatttaaatgaacttggattacgatgcacacactcaaaaataaatttaatctaaccttacactaaacttaattctaattttgttttacatttttatgccaTTCTTccagccgggttggctgtttgccccgcctccaacctgacttagaatcgatgggctgtttgctgttgtattcccttcaaaatattccgaaaatgatgcacacaaatgtcctcacaataggatagcacgaccacttgccaacgagaagtagtcttgaattatcGATCGCTCTgccaacaggagctaacaggctatgggggggaaaaaaggaacgctccacccagtgctcgcagagacattacaaagaggtagttgcgggagagagccagtgcccgatgttcttatgagcagccaacgagaaggaATATATACTTcccgtattagcgatcgccccGACATTCGAGTGACggtaaaaaaacactgaaaaaaatgcaacgctctgcccaatgctcgtagatatctgatatctacacgaaagagatgcggcaaaaaaagacagtgtgctacaatgataaacagcttctcatgtcttggccacctggctttctcgtatctagagataattatttgctcaaaattttactcgtatctcgaaatgctcgtatgtcggggtgctcgtatgtcgaggtaccactgtaggttTTAACTAAAAACTAACTGGCCATCACCTGGCTTATTTCCTGTTGCAATCTGCGATTTCATTAGGTGTTTTCAATGACGGGGCAAAAATCAATAGTGGAGGCTTTTTGGATACCTCCTCACAAGATGGAATCCTTGAATTagtgttaaaacaaaaaagaggcACTGGCATATCTTGGTACGCATACAACTGTTTGATAACTGACGACAGGTAACGTATTTTCCTGACGATAAGccgcagtttttttgtttttaactagTTTGGCCGAAGGGTGCAATTTAAACTCCTAAAAAACCTGTATGAAAATATTCACACATGATTTcatgttcttattttttttaaatcgaacCTAAAGAGGGTTCTCTAGGCCTGTGTTGATCATTTTTACATTGGAGGTGCATGGACTTTAGTCTCCTCCCATCAGGGGCCACTACAGCGAACCCATGGAATTGCAGGTAACTTTCAACTAATCTTTTGGTTCACCGAAAAAATTTAAttactttttcccaaaaaattattcttttttttaaatgcctttcaaGATGGCATGTGTGGTCtgttttggattttatcaaataaaattagCCCAAAAAGGGTGATGCTTATTCTAATGCatcggtctcaaaccggtcctcaaagggcagcagagggtgcaggttttcattcaaaccggaCAAGCGGAcaacttttgcaagtgtaatgagttgattgcagccaggtgcttcttactttagaagacccctcattgtttaaactgtcgacactggatcggttgaagcaaagaccaggaccaactgcggccctttgcggaatcggtttgagacccctgctctaatgcgaggaatatatatatttttcccctttcattgtgcatttttgggcTAGTACGACTCATACTCAGGCACGACTTAAAgtctaaaaaatacagtacattccaTACTCACCTGACTGAGATTTGAACGTGTGAATGTGTTTGCACTCTGACTGGGTGAGGGAAAGCACCAAGACTGATGAGCGACTGCAGGATGCAAAGAGTTTGGAGGAGTCGGGGGAAAAGCAGAGTTGCTGGGCTGACAGAAGGATCTTGGGTACTTTAGAAAGCTGTGGCAAATAAGAACAGTAGCAAGAGGTCAAACTCACCTGGCCCCTCCTggctatattcattcattcattttctgaactgcttaatgCTAACAAGAGTCGGTGGAGGtgctgagcctatcccagctgacttcgggccagaggcgggggacaccctgaatcggtggccacccgatcgaggggcacgaggagacagacaaccattcacgctcacactcatacctttgggcaattttgagtcttcaatcagcctaccgtgcatgtctttggaatgtgggaggagaccggagtagccggagaaaattcacacaagaacattcaaactccatacaggagaaccgacctggattcaaacccagggccccagaactgtgaggctgacatgctaaacactcatccgccaggccgcctccTGGCTGTAATACATACTAATTTGCATGCACTGCAAAGTCTTGCTTGAAGTACTAAAGAAGCCACAATTCACATTTGTCATGTCAGCAGGGATGTGCCAACCTTTGTAATGCTGATGTTTTTATTGTGGATCTGTAGCCTGTACAGACGAAAGCTGGAAACAGTCGAGTACGCCAGCCACTCTCCACATGGAGACAAAGCACTGCACCAGATAACTTCTTCACCCTGCACACAGAGTATGACTAGAGTTACTCGACAGATCACCATGATATCAATTTGAGAGTTTATATTCAGTCTGATCTACTAAATTTCTAAATTGTATTGGTACTGGACATTTTAAGTTCAACTTGAATATACGTACCTTCTTTTTCAAGTGAATTATTTTCTCTGGTTTTCTCTTCACAGGTAAACTCTCACCAGCCTTCCCTGATAACAGACAGTaattattttgttaagatttaaagaccatttaaatttgttgacAAGCCATGAGGCAACGATTTATATTGTCAAGCTttataggtggccagccaacccttttattaaagtattatGCAGCCTTGCATCTCCTAGGCAGGTGACTCGCGACTAGGTTGCATGTTTACACAGTAGTATTTGTTAAAAATACACCACTTCCTGGTTGCGCTTCTTTAGTGATGTTGATCAAATTTTAATACAATTCAACAAGTTGATCAAATCTTACCGCCTTGCAATCTACCAAGTCAAACTTAGACATATTGAGCACTGCAGCACTACGTTAACAGAACGTACCCCAGAATGCTTTTAATGCTCCGAGCACACCTGTAAGTGAGTACAATGGTACCTTTacctacaaaattaattggttccagaacgtgTTTCATGACATGGATTTTTCTTAAGCAGAGCAGTACTTTTATGAATACAactaactatttaaaaatgatctgTTTCCCAATTGTGTATGAAAGATGCGATAAACACCCAGAAatgagaaaatatgaaaatgattaaataatgcCTTAAATTGACACCACAACCCCACCCGCCCccttgaaaaaaagcctgagcTTTTCAGCACACTGTTGCCCTCTCTTTCACGTCACTCACATGAGCGGCAAGATCAGCATTTAAGTACTACATCAGCGTTACAACCCAATTCTTTacaatatataaacaaaaataatatagcCACCCCAATAATAAACCCACAACTTATGTATGTTAGGCACACTGAGAAAAACTCAACTCTGTGAAGAATCAGGAAACCACCAGCAGAGAAACAAGGAGGGTCAGTCATATCTTGACTCACCAAGTACTCTTTGCCGTAGAgcgggggtgtcaaaccggtcctcaaagggccgcagtgggtgcaggttttcattccaactcaacaagaggatgccttttgcaagtgtaatcggtaaattaaagtcaggtgctactttttttagaagacacctgattggttaaaatgtcggcactggatcggttggaacaaagaccaggacacACTGCGGCCCtcagcggaatcggtttgacacccctgccgtaGAGGCTTCTCTGCTAAACGGGGTGGCTTCTAAGGGGCGCTAACCTTGCACATTCATAGACCTACTAGGAAACCAACTGAAAccaatttaaaaagacaaactattggatacaggaagtgtattgTAGCGTCGCTCGTCTGTGGCGACGTGATGCATTTGCGGGCGTAAGCACTGATAGGTACTGGGCCCATGACTGTAAATAGGTGTCAACGAGGCTAAACTGCCTGAATGTGGCGATTGAGATGAGTGGCAAGTGAGCCTGTCTTGCAACTCTTAATCCTGGCAATATCAAAGTATCTGCTTTACAGCTTTTCATTTCTTGTTACAGTGATTTCCATGTAAGTGTTTAGTAATCAGAGAATtttgtatatacagtaatccctcaaatatcacggttaatgtagaccagacatggttgcgataatcgaaaaattgcgaagtagggtcacccctgtaaaaaaaaaaaaatagttcagtgccgagtcctagtagcaatagTGGTTTGAGATTACGAGTTTCATCGtggatttccacatttttatgaaccttaaaaaaaagtaattaaagacagaaaaaaaatcacgaagtactgaattcgcgataatcgagggattactgcagaaGCATTCGAAAGTAGAGGTACCTTTGGAATGATCTAAAATGGAGAAACTCCCTGGCAACATgatttataaatgaaaatattcaaatttagACTGTGGGCTTTTTAATTACCCAGACATTCAACGGTCAACCTTGTACCAAGACAAAACATGAATGTTGGGGATTAGTAAGGATTAGTTTGgtaaaagaaaatcaattaattttggcatgACGCACCcagaaaatacaacaaaaagcaGTGGCCTCCCTTTAACTTTAAATCTGTACATGCACAACATTTATGTCAGcggaaaaaagcaaacaaaatgagACTTCAAGTCAATTTTTGGGCATAGATCTGACGCGGACACATTTTCGATACATCAccaatattttttgtatatttttcatatCCAGAATTAGTGTTGTATTGTTCCCTCACCATGCCCATCAGTCTCCCCTAGTCTCCAGAGCTCAAGATGATCAGGGAACTGGAACAGCAGCAGCCCTGACTTCTTCGCACAACACACCAGACTCCTCTACATGGAACAAAGATACAGTAGATCCACATTATGGTTGTGCAGTGCTTTGctgattttcaattttaaaaaaaatacacattataCTAGCGAAATAGAACTAATGAATCAATTCTTTCTACACTTCTATATGCAAATTACTCACATGAGGAAAGACTATTTGACGTAAGGCTGATTCTTGGGTGTTCTTTTCCACCTTGTCCAGCAGTGGTTGTACCACAAGCATTGTATCCATACCTGAGGCATATACAATAGCATGAAAAAATTGTAACTGCCAAGTTCATAACTTTAAggaatttatcatttttatgacCAGGACTTTTTCATTTGCtgttgcagtattttttttttaatcgaacCTATATAATTTTTGGCCCTTGGTTTTAAACACGCCATCATTATTTTTGTGTCTGCAGGTGTTTAGAACATGGCATAGCAGGGGTTATGTTGCTTATTATTTACTGTGTATTATTTAGCTGTAGTGCCAGCAATATACCCATGTTGTACATATTGTTTCTCTTTACAATAATTTGGCGTGGTATGAAAAGCACACATTTGtatttgcaaaaagaaaaagaaaactaaaacttaaagaaaaaactaaactaaaatttGGATTCAACCACCAAAATAACAAAAGAACAAGGTTTACAGTAATGTAAAATTTGTTGACCAGTGAAATTAGGGCTCGACATTAACAACTGTCTGAATGCCCAGGGCAGCCAAGTATTTGTTTCAGGCAGCCAATTCCGATCGATAGGTGCCCAAAAGGGCAGGTAACATTTTGATTAAgtgatgtaaaataaatgaggTAAACCACAATCAGCAGCAGCTCTTTTGTTTCCTGCCATGGGCACGGGCATTTTGTGACACATTTTCGTATTCTGCGCAGATGGCTGCGCATGTGAACATTTTCCGCTgatcatttgaaatatttatctACGTTTTAAAGGGACCCGCCATTTTGCAACGAATATTTTTTTACGCAGGCCGGTGCGCATAAATCATGTTCCATTCGGGATTTTATCTACATTAATCATATACTGcttaaaaaataacttaatgCACGTGTTGCGCCATTTTGTATGGTGATCctgtaaacaaaaaattagGGCAGGTGGATTGCCACCTCGGGAAGGTAAAATAGAAGGGTTACCTGCCTTATGGACAGGTGACTTAAAAAGTGAATGTAGAAGCCtggaaattaaaatgatttaaaaatataaatgtgaaaaGTGATTTATTTATGACTGAATTATATTATCACTTTTAATatccatatttttatgaataaatacattcaatcgattaaaa contains:
- the utp4 gene encoding U3 small nucleolar RNA-associated protein 4 homolog yields the protein MGEFKVHRVRFFDYMPSAIRAMAFNRRTERLALARADGTVEVFNFSDNYFQEKVIPSRDGAGIETLCWVGQRLFSAGFNGGITEYDLENLQPKSTVDAYGGPIWTICSNAAGTLLAVGCEDGTVKIFEILEDRIQFQRNFDRQKSRIISLSWHPSGKLVAAGMMDMIKIFDAETGISSHRMLVERGVGASKSRQVVVWSLVFLSNHTIISGDSAGKVQMWDGITGTLVNTHLVTKWDVLALSVCQDESSLLTGTSEGTVVQFQFLSRTVNQQDKDWVRTRTFKNHSHDVRALVHTDTAVVSGGMDTMLVVQPLLDKVEKNTQESALRQIVFPHRSLVCCAKKSGLLLFQFPDHLELWRLGETDGHGKAGESLPVKRKPEKIIHLKKKGEEVIWCSALSPCGEWLAYSTVSSFRLYRLQIHNKNISITKLSKVPKILLSAQQLCFSPDSSKLFASCSRSSVLVLSLTQSECKHIHTFKSQSGCRQPVHLLHASDDGNWLVAANTGCEVHVFNLPKLKLHCSVPVYSSCPTAVAIHPTTRNLVTVHADQQIFEFSLVQKEYTEWSRKLQKKGLHPVWLHRDTPITHVTFNPRNSAHILLHDAFMFCIIDKSLPLPESQSQLSNQMTLRSLPESERIRHSHSFKICKSFQHLLSLTQLEDQSLVVVERPLLDIQSQLPPPVRQKKFAT